actgagcgacttcactttcacttttcactttcatgcactggagaaggaaatggcaacccactacagtgttcttgcctggagaataccagggatggcggagcctggtgggctgccgtctatggggtcgcacagagtcacagacaactgaagcgagttagcagcagcagcatccagcaGTGTAGCTCTTGACTTGCAAAGGGTGTATGGAAAAAATCTTTGTaggaagaaaggggaagaggCCTGGGAGGGGAGCCTGCAGGAGTTTTGGCACGGGTCCCTGGGCGCTTTGTTCTAGAGGATTAGAGTCTACCCAGAGAGTCCGCTGGGGAAAGCAAGGACTCCCTTAAAGCACGGCTAAAGGAACTCAGAAGACATGAGAATTTGAGCTGCACTATCTGACCGCTTTCTTTTCTGAGTTCCCAACCTCTCACCCCCAAATTTCTCACCAGATGAAAGGCAGGCAGACCCCCCTCCCATATGCTGATTCTGGAGCCTCCGGTCATCCTCTCAGGTATATCTTGAGTGTGCACAGGAGAGACTGGGAGGGTGTTAGAATGTTGAGGCAGCTTACTGCAAGCTCAGACTTGGAGATTAGCTGGGGCTGGGGTGCTGGGCTGTGGAGCAAAGGTGGAAGTTCCCAGAATTGGATGTTCTAATCTTTGGGGACCTTATCTCTCATCAGGACTATGAGAAAGCATCTGCTTTGCTTTGACTATAGTTTATGCCAAGGAAACCCGCTCTCAGACTGGCTACAGGGGAGAGCAAGTGGGGGACATGATGTCCCAGCTGGTCTCGGGGAAAGTCCCATGGGAAGGCCCGCTGGTCATGTGCTGTGCACATCCTGACCCTGGGGAGGACAGATCTGCTGGACAATCGGATTGCCTGGCCCCCAGGACTTCCTTCCTTCAGGGCTTTGTCTAATCAAAATGAGCAATGGCAGCATCTCGCCTTTGAAGCTGCAGCTGGAAGCCTTTCTGGCCACCCCTCCctgctctccccctccctccgGCCAGCCCACAGGGATGGGGAGCCCCTCCACAGCCCAACGCCTGTGACTCTGCTCTCGTGTGCTCTGCCTCCCCAGCTAGACAGCCCGATCTGTGAGAGAAAGTCCGTGCACTTGGTGCTCCAGGCAGGTTTCTACTGCCTCTGAAACGCGACTGCTTATAGGAAGCAGTGTGAGTTTAAGTGAGTTCAGGCTATAAAGCAGTGTCCAGCACAGTGCTGACCCTCCACAGGCAAGCCAGAAATATCTGACATAGTGGTGACAGTTCACGCTGCGAATATGGATAAAGACCAGACGACATTCCATAAGAAATGGGTAAAACTCCCCAAACTCAGAAATTTCTTTCTCACATTACTTGTTCCTTCACTCCAAGGGAAGTTAAGAAGTTCTTGGAACTTCATGTACTTACTATCATGAAGCGAGGCCGAGGGGTTTGTAAAGTCCAGTGTGGTGTGTgggtatgcatatatgtgtgtatatatatagcaatgaaatattataatggaatattattcagcctcaaaaaagggaaatttgtcatttgtgacaacacaggtgaacctggaggacattaatGCTAAGTATAATAAGCCAGACACGGAAAGAAAAGTATTACACAGCCTCATTtatttgtgaaatctaaaaaaagtagaattctttGAAACAGCGAGTGGAATGGTGGTTATCAGGATCTAGGAGATGCAGAAAATGGGAGATGTTGGTGAAAGGTTACAGACTTTCAGTACTGAGGTATGTGTGAGTTCTGGAGATCTAACGCACAGCATTGGGACTATAGTCGACAACATTGTAGGACGTGCcagaaagttgctgagagagatGTTAAGCGTTCTCACACATAAAAAGGTAACTGTGAGGTTATGGATGTGTTAACTAGCTTCCTTGTGGTAATCACatcatatacatatttcaaaataaccCTTGCATACCTTACCCTTTTGATACATCTTTTAtctgtcaatcatacctcaataaagccagtggggagtggggaaggagCAACCTGCCTACTTCTGAAACCAGCTTTAACTATTTGTACCAAGAGACGAAGCTGGGCAAGACATGTAGGAAGAAGGGGACCAAATTCTTCTGTCTGCTCATGACAAACATCAGTAAAACTTGTTTTAAGCTAACTTTAACTAAATGTGTGCCAGGTGCTATTCTAAggcatttaattctcaaaaacaCCTTATAAAGTCagttggttgttgtttagtcaacaagtcatgttcagctctttgcaaccccctgggctGCAGtgtgccagtcctccctgtccttcactatctcctggagtttgctcaaactcatgtccactgagtcagtgatgccatccaaccatctcattctctgtcacccccttctcttgccctcaatctttcctaggatcagagttttttcaatgagtcagttctttgcatcaggtgatttgccccattttagagatgaagaaactgaggcccaaagataGTAAACAACTTTCCAAGAAGCTAATAAATAGCAGAGACAAGATATAGACTCTGGCTGTCTGTCTATAGAACCTGAGTTTACCATTAATCTTCCATTGCATTGGCTGGACTAGATTACCCACGTTTCCAATTCTGAGATTCTCTAATTTTAGGacattataaacctattataacCCTTCTAAATTTTTCAAACCAATTCTAGGTCTCTATGGCTACAGACATAATAATACTTTAGGATCAATATTTAGATTAAGCTagattaatataaaaaaagacaacaaaatgaGTAAAAATCTGCCTAACTTTACCATACATTTACTACAAATGTATTGTTATTTTCAGAATTGACCTTAAAAGGCAGCTCTGTATTTGTCAGACTCAGTCTTTTATAATGTATTAAGATTCTGACTTTGTGTGTAAGTGCTAGAAACCATGTTAAAATAAGGTGTTCTTCAGTTCAAAAGTAGCAATGATGCTAAGCTGATTTCAACAAGTTGAGTTCTTACTGGGCAGGGGCTGGATTCTCACTCATAAACCAGAGAGGAGATAAAGGGAACACACCAACATGGAATAAACTGAGGCTCCAGTAGGCTGTCCTGTAAAACCTAGAGCAAGTACTGAGTTGGAACACTTGCCAAAAAGGCAAGGGTAATCCACACCAAAACAAGAAGTTGCTGGGCCTGGGAGTAAATGCAAGGGATGTTCTCCCAGGGCCACGCATGATGGCATGCACACAGCAGCCCTCTTAGGTACGGTTCTTATTAGAGCAAGAGAGGCACCATCCACCACTGAGGAACTGGGCGGTAGGATGGGACATGCCCCCGCCCCCCGTGGCATAACTGAAAACTGAGTGAAAACAGaagtctcccccaccccctgctcttGGCTGCATTTCCTTGTTTAGCTGGAGAGCCTCGAGGGAGAAGAGGGTTGCAAAGGGAGGCCAGGTAAATTAAAAGCACCTGCACTGATGGTTGTACACAATTAGAACAGTACTCCCCTTAAAAAGGAAGTAGCTCCCAAACCCTGTGAGTCCAACAAACCCATTACGatggcggggcggggtggggggggggggttggggggattgggggggtgggggggtttggggggggttgggggggtttgggggggttgggggggtggggagcggggggCGGCTCATGGACCACCTACCCCCGCCAGGCAATCACCACTTAAAagaaaacagggagaaaaaaaacagcCCATTAGATTGAATGGGAGACACTTAGATGATACACCAGTGAGGTGATGTCTGGCTTTTTATTAATTACTCTAAGTAAATTAATAACGCATACCAGAACTAAAGCAGAAACACTGTCTTATTGGAAACCCTTGGGATAATCCCAGAGACCACCAGCCATCCAGGGCTAAGAACTGAGGGATAATGGGATTCGGCAGCACCTCggtgccccctcccacccctgccagcTAACAAGGTTAACAGTTGTCTCAGCAGATCAGGGCCTGCAGAACGCTCGTGGACTAGACCTGGAATCGCCAAGTGGTTTCAGCCTCCATTATGTGCACACTGGTGGCTCTGAGCACATGCTGATGAAGGAGGCAGATAGCTATAAATGGCACCTGCCTGCATCAGAGGCCCTTAGCCATGAGCTTGTGAGGCTGCCAGGGAGACAGCATAGGATAATGGTTAAGAACAAGTTCTCCTGCTTACATTCCTGTCTCTGCCACACACCAACCGTGTGCCCTTAGACAAGCCACGTAACCTGTCTGGGCCTTGGGCTCCTCACCTATAACATGGAGTGGGAGGTGTGACTGGCTGGATGGGAAGGTTTCTTGGGGAAGGCACCAACCGTGGCTCGGAAGAGAGAGGAGCAGGTGTCTTTGCCTCTGGAGTGAAGACCCTTTGGTAGGTAGTTCAGTGACTGGCCACAGTGGCCTATAAAGGAAATCCGATCCCACAGCCCAAATGATGGCATGTGTTCTGAGGTCTGGTCCTCCTCTCATGACATTCCTTCTGCCCACAGATGTACCGAGGATTCACCAAGATGCCCCATGTGCAGTACATCCACACAGAAGCTTCTGAAAGTCTCTGTGGCCTTAAGCTTGAGGTCAACAAGTACCAGTACCTGCTGACAGGTAATGGCCAACTCCGGCATCTAGGTCAGGGTTTGGCCAAGGTCCACTGCTCCTCAGTTCAGAAGATGAAGGAGTTGTAGACCTAGCAGTGTTCTCAGGTCCCTGGTGATGTGCCCGCTGAATTGTAAGGAGTTATCTAGAGTTGAGTCTATCTTACTCGGCCATTGGTCGGAGCTTAAAGTTTCTATGTGAGGCTGGGTTTtactcttttggactctgtgggtgagggagagggagagggtggggtgatttgggagaatggcattgaaacatatataatatcatatatgaaacgaatcgccagtccaagttcgatacatggtactggttgcttggggctggtgcactgggatgacccagagggatggtatggggagggaggagggagtggggttcaggatgggcaacacgtgtatacctggggcggattcatgttgatgtatggcaaaaccaatacactattgtaaagtagttaacctccaattaaaataaataaatttatattaaaaataaataaataaaattaatttttattggagtacagttgctttacgaGGCTGGGTTTTAGTCTCCATTCTACCACTGACTGTGGAGAAAATCTCCTAGTTTTGCAATTTCTCAGCTTTacaataagtaaaaagaaattgCTAGTACCTATTGCTCTCCACATCTCAGTCAACCTATTAGGTCTGTCTTTTAAAGCTGTCCACCTTTAGGCAatcagtggagaaaaggaaaaaaacaaaagcaagaccaAAAAGCCATTGATGTGAGAAGAGAACAGTTGGTCTCTGACCCGAGCTCCAGTGCTCACTGGGTTTGTGGACCTTCCACGCATCGCTTAACCTCTCCAAGCTTAATTTTCTGCATTTGGAAAATGGGTATACAATCCATCCTaaaaggtgttggagaagatgaaataaaatcatgGGACAGTAAAGTACGTAGTACATACATTTCCTGACCTAAGGAGGTTACTCAGTAGGCATGAATTCCTTCTCTTCTGGCTGGGTTCTGGACAAAATAACTCTCCCCTTGTCCCTTTCCTCCTCTAGGCCGAGTCTATGATGGCAAGATGTACACAGGACTGTGTAACTTTGTAGAGAGGTGGGACCAGCTCACCCTCTCCCAGCGCAAGGGGCTGAACTATCGATATCACCTGGGCTGTAACTGCAAGGTAAGCCTCAGGGATAGCAGATGGGGGGGCTACTGGCTGGCAGCCCTAGAAACACCAGCTCCTCCAGAACTGGGCACTGGGCCCTTGGGCTGAGAAGGGTGTGCGGTTCAGGCCTGGGCAGAGGGGCAGGTCTGAGCAGGGGTGGCAAGCAATGTTGCACCTATGCTGAGCAGcaaagagggagaggaaagaatgCCTTTCTGCTCTAATTTGTGCTGCCCACTTGGCAGCTGCTGGGGCATGAGGGCTCTTCAGCATTCTTGACCCCCCGCTCCGCACTGTGACTCAAGGTTGTAGAAGGTACAGGATCCTTAATGGCAAGTCCTGCCAAGTCCCAAGTGGGCTTGCTTAGGCAGCTGACTCACTGGTGGCCCCCACCCAAGGCGGCTTAACTGGTACAGGACTGCAGATACCACTTGCTTCAGAAGGTCACTCTTCAACCTGGCCCAACTTCTTGACCCAAGCACAGAGTTAGGGCCCACAGCCTTGCTGCTATAGGAGGCAGTTGGGCCAGTCTCTCAATTAATTCTCATGACAACTCTGCAAAATTGTGACAACAGTGATTACTACTAGTATAGTTTTAATTAtccctattttgcagatgaggaaacatctGCAAAAGGCCCAGAGAGTAGCTAGGCCTAAGTCACACAGCTCACTGTCTGATTTCCAGCCTACGGCAGCTGGACTCTACATTTTTATGCTTTAATCTTTTTGATTTCTCAGTTCCCTACAATTGTTAAGAACTCCCATGCTTGCCTGTTACCACTTGAGAGGAAAAGCTCTCCCAAATATCTAATTCTACCActttctggctgtgtgacttggggcaagttacttaacctctctgaggctcTATTGTTTGTAAAAGGGAGATAAATCAGTTatgagaattaaagaataagatgGAAGCACTTAGCAGAAtgtctggtacatagtaggtgctcaataaatattggtgagTGTTATTTATATTGTCCTCACTAAGGGAGGGATGTGGCTGGGCTCCACCACAGAGATCTCACATCAGGCCTAAGTCCACCCTGGCAGAGCCCACCAACCTTTGGCTTTTATCTCACTGCAGATCAAATCCTGCTACTACCTGCCTTGCTTTGTAACCTCCAAGAACGAGTGTCTCTGGACCGACATGCTCTCCAATTTCGGCTACCCTGGCTACCAGTCCAAACACTACGCTTGCATCCGGCAGAAGGGTGGCTACTGTAGCTGGTACCGAGGATGGGCACCCCCGGACAAAAGCATCATCAATGCCACAGACCCCTGAGCATCAGACCCGGCCCCACCTcacttccctcccttcccactgAGCTTCCCTTGGACACTAACTCTTCTCAGATGATGACAATGAAATTAGTGCCTGTTTTCTTGCAAATTTAGCACTTCGAACACTTAGAGGAAAATCTATGCTGTCATATGGAGTTTATTTGGAACCATCCTCCTGGCCCCACCCCTCCCTTTCTTTTTGGTGTTTGACATCACCCATTTCCACCTGGAAATTTTTGGTGTCAtgccagaaagaatgaggagtgGGTACTCTTCTTCTTCGTGATGATATAATCTATATttttttaggaaaacaaaaattgaaaaactaCCCGATTAGGGCATTGTAATATCtacccttctttcttcttccccatctcaccatctcccagactctCCTTCCTTTGCCCTTCTCTACCCTCTTCCTCAGTACGTAAAGGACACAGACAAGGAAGCTGCTGAAAAGCCAACTGTTTCAAATCAGTCAAGGGCAGCCAGCAGATAGACTCAAGGTACGCAGAAGATGTTATACACCGAGGAGATGCTACTGCATGTCCTTACCAgactgtgtctgtctgtgtctgcaCATGAgactgagggagggaaggaagaaactgCAAGAGGGTCTGGATGATGCAGCACACACACAGCTCCCCCAGCCCACCGATGCTTGGGTTGACCAGATGTTTCTGAGTCTGGAGCAAGCAGCCAGGCCAGAATAACAGAATTTTCTTAGTTGATGAAGACTTAAATATCTGCCTGAGGTCAGGAGGCAATGTGCCTTAGACAAAAGCTCAGGTGAGAGACTAAGATGAATGTCTTTCCTCTTCTCACTGCCCACAAGATTTCCTCCTGGAAACGTCTTTGGTAGATCTGGCCAGGAGCTTGCCTTTATATAAATCGGAGAAATACGAACACCGTACACTATCCACAGATAGAGAACAAGTAGATTTGGGTAGAGGATATTATTTCCAAACTAGCATTTTAGTTCACCTAGGGGGGTGTGTTTGCATACACATTTACATATACCCACATGGGGAcataagctaattttttttttttttacaggacaCAGAATTCTGTTCAATGCTGTTAAATATGCCAATAGCTTAATCtcttctattttgttgttgttgcttgtttGAAGAAAATCATGACATTCCaagttgatcttttttttttttcattttaattaaaatttgaatttctgaGCACCCTCAGCATCCCTCTAATTGGGGTCATCTGACCTCTGTCCTCCTTTTCTCCTGCTTCATGTTTGGGGCCTTCATTTAACTGCCTTTACTGGCTGGCTCAGATGGGAGATGCGAGTTAGTGTGGGTCTGGGCCTGGGCACAGGAAGGAAAGCTGCAGTATCTGCCTTGGTTAGATGGCCACATTTTCTGGGTTTGGGGACAACTTGCTCCTTTTCCTATAGCTTACTGGCGAGTGAATGACACATCCTAAGGCCCTCACCTCATAGAATTAAAAGTGGTGGTCACTGGGAAAACCTGACTTTGCAAACAGCTGTAgggtttttgttgtgttttttgaaataaaactataatataaattctctgattacataaaattattttaagttttagtGTTGAAAGTGAGATGCCAAGAGTAGGTGATAATGTATATTTTACAGAATTGAGGATGGTAGGATGGTTACATTTAACATGAtggctctgtctctttttttcagattatgGGTATTTGTACTCTATTAGTATTTGTATCTTCAGTTCATTCCACTTTAGGAAACAGAGCTGCCAATTTAAACGggagaaaaaaaagcagcagacAACACAATGTAATGTCTCGCTCACAAACACAAATGCCCAGGCAAGGTGTTTGGCAGAACCTCAGAGCGAGAAGGCAGTCAAGGCATCTGATTTCCTCCAGACTGGTCTCATTACCTAGTACCTTTCACCTTGTGGTGGGGACATTTGGCATGCAGGAAACAGGAGACTTTGCTCTCAGTGGGGCAGCATAAGCAGAAGGAGCTGAGTTCAGCAGGCCAGTGGTTTTTAAGGGGTAAGCCCCAGACTTGGTGTTTTAAGATTTTCTTAATTTGAACTTCAAAGTCCTACAAGGTGGAAGCCCTAACCCGATCTGCACAGGTGCCCTCCCACAACTGGACATCAGTGTGACTCCATGAGGCATCTGGCTATTCTTGGTCCCTGGTGGGGTCACCTCCACTCACACAAAGAGAGACTTGAGGTGAGGCCTGAGCCCAAATCACCTGAAGCTTCCCTCTGAAAAGTTGGTGGAACCACAGTCCCATCTGCCAGGCCCTGGTGAGGAGAACAGCAGGTCCTGAGCAAAGAAGGGTCCTTTGCAAAGTGATGTCAGAGGGCGGTTTTTGAGCTTTCTATAAGCTATAGCTTTGTTTATTTCACCTGTTCACTTACTGTATAATTTAAAGTCATTTATGTAGCTGAGACACTTccgtatttcattcatttcatgaaCGTTTTATTTTGCTAAATCTTATGTCATGTGTAGGCTGTAATATGTGTACACTGTgtttaagagaaaagaagaaaacaaaacccacatgCCACCATTTTTCTGAATCAAATTCTACAGTGGAATGGAGGGTAAAGACTTCTACTGTGCAGGCAGCTAGATTGGTAAATGGGGGAACTAGAAGCAACGAGCACTGGAGAGCCCTCTAGACTCTTCCCCGTTGGCATCCTAGTGCTTTCTGGACtatgaaggagaagagaaaaaatagcaAGTACGTTCACATCCTTGCCCTGTTATCAACTGGCCCTGGGCGCTCTGCTAGTCATTCCCATTCCTTTTTCCCTCTAGTCCATTTGTCCAACCCATTGAGAAGCCATGATTTCACCTAAAAATCCAGGGCCGTGGGACCTGTGATTCTGAGATGTCTTGGCCTCCGCTGGCCATCTCTTCTGCCTCCCTATGCAGGAGGCACCACACCTAGGCTCTCGCCTCTCAGGCCAGTGCTCCATCTGGCCAGCACTGGGAGACTCCTGTGCTTTTTACCCTTGCACAGCCCCAGACACATAATGGCAatcaggctacagcccatgagcaccatttttcatacaaaaaaatgaaggttcttgagcaattaaaaaaaatgacttattGGAACAGCTGTCTCAGAGAAACCGTGGTCCCCAAGAGACAACACCCTCTCCTGCCTCTGTCCTTCATCATGTGTTCACTGACCAGCAACATGAGTTAACCAAAAATGACACCCAAGCGTTTGGCTCCTGGCTGTGAAAGTAAAAATATCACTAAAATAGTTTTACAcaagaaaaacactttaaaaattctgacagcaaaaacaaaacacagtgggCGCGTGCTGGGGAGACGGATATAAACAGCTTCCAAATGGGCTCCTGGGAGGCACGAGAAGGGCTCACGGTCCGAGGGGAGGGGCTTCATAAATTCTCCCAGGCACCACCCTCCTTCCTCCTTAGCCGGTCTGCTGTCCTGAGAGCCAGAAGTGATGGAGAGAAatcaactagagaaaaccctgtCTGGAAGGAATGTATTTGTTGCTAAAttttgtagcactgtttacagttTTCCTCCAtgttatttatgaattttatattcCGAGAATGTATATTGTCTTGTAATGTTGCATAATGTTCACTTTTTATAGTGTGTCCTTTATTCTAAACAGTaaagtggttttatttctatCACATACCTGCAGTCTCCTGCTTCTTTGTGTCCTGACCGCCGTTGGGGGTTATGGCGACCACAGAGGCTCTCAGAAGTCAGGTCCTGCCTGCTTTGGCCCCTGGCCTGTGAATAGTCCCTACCCTCCATTCAGTTCCACAGTATGGACCCACCTGCCCCAGCCCTTTCCCCAGGCGGGAGCATTTTCAGGAGAGGCATCCTAGACTTCCTGCGGCGGCTAATCCAGCCCTGACCTTCCTCTCTAATTCTACGACCAGGGTTCGTCCCAGTTCTACGGAATCTGGATCAACATCTAATTACCTGATAGTGGTTCGGGTATTCCCAGACTGGAGCCctgacttgctgctgctactgg
Above is a genomic segment from Bos indicus isolate NIAB-ARS_2022 breed Sahiwal x Tharparkar chromosome 5, NIAB-ARS_B.indTharparkar_mat_pri_1.0, whole genome shotgun sequence containing:
- the TIMP3 gene encoding metalloproteinase inhibitor 3 → MTPWLGLVVLLGSWSLGDWGAEACTCSPSHPQDAFCNSDIVIRAKVVGKKLLKEGPFGTMVYTIKQMKMYRGFTKMPHVQYIHTEASESLCGLKLEVNKYQYLLTGRVYDGKMYTGLCNFVERWDQLTLSQRKGLNYRYHLGCNCKIKSCYYLPCFVTSKNECLWTDMLSNFGYPGYQSKHYACIRQKGGYCSWYRGWAPPDKSIINATDP